A single region of the Vicia villosa cultivar HV-30 ecotype Madison, WI linkage group LG4, Vvil1.0, whole genome shotgun sequence genome encodes:
- the LOC131597087 gene encoding uncharacterized protein LOC131597087 produces the protein MASSSKQQVGSSSQQQEQDHQQHQNVPQKTCLIPMDELEVLAEMMVDFDNLEEHDIHLTEDKKFQGWENFFYRLCGPVYPDLVKEFWVHALIMPKAFLSFFHGEEISITENLLKKLFSLETAEGASRAIIGRTD, from the coding sequence atggcGTCTTCATCTAAACAACAAGTTGGTTCGTCttctcaacaacaagaacaagatcaTCAGCAACACCAGAATGTTCCTCAAAAGACTTGTTTGATTCCTATGGATGAATTAGAAGTTCTTGCTGAAATGATGGTCGATTTTGATAATCTAGAAGAACATGACATTCATCTGACGGAAGACAAGAAATTTCAAGGATGGGAAAATTTCTTCTATCGTTTGTGTGGACCAGTTTACCCAGATTtggtcaaggagttctgggttcATGCTTTAATCATGCCAAAAGCATTTCTGTCCTTCTTTCATGGTGAAGAAATATCTATCACTGAAAATCTTCTCAAAAAATTATTTAGTCTTGAAACCGCTGAAGGTGCTTCTAGAGCCATAATTGGAAGAACAGATTGA